One segment of Micromonospora parathelypteridis DNA contains the following:
- a CDS encoding 3-oxoacyl-[acyl-carrier-protein] synthase III C-terminal domain-containing protein codes for MNIQAAPAGTGSVIDSIGVALPDRVLTTREVLDGCRSRLALPLEQTTGIVSRRVAGDDEYALDLATRAAEDCISRSSIGFRDVDLLISASISRVDSPDRSTYEPAAATQLRHRLGCERAWAFDVTNACAGQFTGIYFADALIRAGEIDTALIVSGEYISHLMRTAQLEIADELDARVACLTLGDAGAAVLLTRASDETEGFAHIGIRTVGRYHTLCVAGPTDQPHGGVIMKTDMMGLAAAGIREMVAHTQQALDVMGLSPMDFDRFIPHQTSTLAIQAAVRRTNKVFGSVVLDERDVINNLPRRGNTATTTHTVALRDASVDGRIRTGERVLFEVAASGVNVGTAAYRLDGLPDRLATGTRSQRTAPPRRRPAPWRHPVRAVAIGLAEPGAGAGLTTLELIGAATDDCLRRAGARASDVDLLIHAGVYRTGMIAEPAIAAIVAGELGFDGSTAATNEILAFDVTNGALGMLDGCRIAAELIRAGAAGTAVVVASEVEQREPGAAGPAVARCGSAVLLRLDPDQSTGFLGFHSRSVARPSPDRGAWAMQGGGHSFIRATDRSEPAAAYAEHVPAVVAELLDRMEVRAEAIRAVVPPWLPPPVERRLRGTWPVLGARLATLPPASDGTDLFTSAMPVGLRAVSAGGGVSPGDLVVVVGASTGMEIGAALYRL; via the coding sequence GTGAACATCCAGGCCGCCCCGGCGGGGACCGGCAGCGTCATCGACAGCATCGGCGTCGCACTGCCCGACCGGGTCCTGACTACCCGTGAGGTGCTCGACGGCTGCCGGAGCCGGCTGGCGCTGCCGCTGGAGCAGACCACCGGCATCGTGTCGCGGCGCGTCGCCGGCGACGACGAGTACGCCCTCGACCTGGCCACGCGGGCCGCCGAGGACTGCATCTCCCGCTCGTCGATCGGGTTTCGCGACGTCGACCTGCTCATCAGCGCCAGCATCTCGCGGGTCGACAGCCCGGATCGGTCGACCTATGAGCCGGCGGCGGCCACCCAGCTGCGGCACCGCCTCGGCTGCGAACGGGCGTGGGCGTTCGACGTGACGAACGCGTGCGCCGGCCAGTTCACCGGCATCTACTTTGCCGACGCGCTCATCCGGGCCGGCGAGATCGATACCGCGCTGATCGTCAGCGGGGAGTACATCTCCCATCTGATGCGCACCGCCCAACTGGAGATCGCCGACGAGCTTGACGCCCGCGTCGCCTGCCTGACGCTCGGCGACGCCGGTGCGGCCGTCCTGCTGACTCGGGCCAGCGACGAGACGGAGGGCTTCGCGCACATCGGCATCCGCACCGTCGGGCGGTACCACACCCTGTGTGTGGCCGGGCCGACCGATCAGCCGCACGGCGGCGTGATCATGAAGACCGACATGATGGGTCTGGCCGCCGCCGGCATCCGGGAGATGGTGGCGCACACCCAGCAGGCCCTCGACGTGATGGGCCTGTCGCCGATGGACTTCGACCGGTTCATTCCGCACCAGACGTCGACGCTGGCGATCCAGGCCGCCGTCCGCCGCACCAACAAGGTCTTCGGCAGCGTGGTCCTGGACGAACGGGACGTCATCAACAACCTGCCGAGGCGCGGCAACACCGCGACCACGACGCACACAGTCGCGTTACGCGACGCGAGCGTCGACGGGCGGATCCGGACCGGCGAGCGGGTGCTGTTCGAGGTTGCCGCGTCCGGCGTCAACGTCGGCACCGCCGCGTACCGGCTGGACGGGCTACCCGACCGGCTCGCCACCGGAACCCGGTCACAGCGGACCGCGCCCCCGCGCCGCCGCCCGGCACCATGGCGGCACCCGGTGCGCGCCGTCGCGATCGGCCTCGCCGAACCCGGAGCCGGCGCCGGCTTGACGACGCTCGAGCTCATCGGCGCCGCCACCGACGACTGCCTGCGCCGGGCGGGTGCCCGCGCCTCCGACGTCGACCTGCTCATCCACGCAGGCGTGTACCGCACCGGCATGATCGCCGAGCCGGCGATCGCGGCGATCGTCGCGGGCGAGCTCGGCTTCGACGGCAGCACCGCTGCCACCAACGAGATACTCGCGTTTGACGTCACCAACGGTGCACTGGGCATGCTCGACGGCTGCCGGATCGCGGCGGAACTCATCCGGGCCGGCGCGGCCGGCACCGCTGTGGTGGTCGCCTCCGAGGTCGAGCAACGCGAACCTGGCGCTGCCGGCCCTGCGGTGGCCCGGTGCGGGTCGGCGGTGCTGCTGCGCCTCGACCCGGACCAGAGCACCGGCTTCCTGGGTTTCCACAGCCGTTCCGTCGCGCGGCCCTCCCCCGACCGGGGCGCCTGGGCGATGCAGGGCGGCGGGCACAGCTTCATTCGCGCCACCGACCGCAGCGAGCCCGCCGCCGCGTACGCCGAGCACGTGCCCGCGGTCGTCGCCGAGCTGCTGGACCGGATGGAGGTCCGGGCCGAGGCGATCCGCGCGGTGGTGCCGCCATGGTTGCCACCGCCGGTCGAGCGCCGGCTGCGAGGCACTTGGCCGGTGCTCGGTGCGCGGCTGGCCACACTGCCGCCGGCGTCGGACGGCACGGACCTGTTCACCTCGGCCATGCCGGTCGGCCTGCGCGCCGTGTCCGCCGGGGGCGGCGTCTCGCCGGGCGATCTGGTGGTGGTCGTCGGCGCGAGCACCGGCATGGAGATCGGCGCCGCGCTGTATCGCCTCTGA
- a CDS encoding beta-ketoacyl-[acyl-carrier-protein] synthase family protein, translated as MEGGDSVRHRVAVTGLSARTPAGDTVDALWPVLRSGRSVIGPIRSFDASGLATRFAGEIQGFDPTAYLSPKMVRQTDRVCQLAIAAALDAYTDADPRQLDPDRCAVVVGTGMGGSESFYTQVRAFIENGPDRISPWAIPMIMPNAAASLIARQLRWRGPNFCISTACTAGANAIGEGVRLIRDGSADVVLAGGAEAAVNPIVVAGFARMHALSTRNAEPETASRPFDGERDGFVLAEGSAFVLLERLDRAVARGARIHGEVAGYGFNSDAYHSTMPHPEGRGAVDCMRLALRDADVDPADVGHINAHGTSTMLNDAAEAQAIHTVFGGAAPPTTSTKGSLGHLVGAAGAVEVVASLLALRHGEIPPTANLRTRGSDIPIDVVAGVPRTGRPGPILTNSFGFGGHNASLVLASVDSGGATVRSN; from the coding sequence ATGGAGGGCGGCGATTCCGTCCGGCACCGGGTTGCCGTCACCGGGCTGAGTGCCAGGACGCCGGCCGGCGACACCGTCGACGCGCTGTGGCCGGTGCTGCGGTCCGGGCGCTCCGTCATCGGCCCGATCCGCAGCTTCGACGCCTCGGGTCTGGCGACCCGCTTCGCGGGCGAGATCCAGGGCTTCGACCCGACCGCCTACCTCAGTCCGAAGATGGTCCGGCAGACCGATCGTGTCTGCCAGCTCGCCATCGCGGCGGCGCTGGACGCGTACACCGACGCCGACCCCCGGCAGCTCGACCCGGACCGGTGCGCGGTCGTGGTCGGCACCGGCATGGGCGGGTCCGAGAGCTTCTACACGCAGGTCCGCGCGTTCATCGAGAACGGGCCGGACCGGATCAGCCCTTGGGCGATCCCGATGATCATGCCGAACGCGGCGGCATCACTCATCGCGCGGCAGCTCCGCTGGCGGGGGCCGAACTTCTGCATCTCGACGGCCTGCACTGCCGGTGCGAATGCGATCGGCGAAGGCGTCCGGCTCATCCGCGACGGCAGCGCCGACGTCGTCCTCGCCGGTGGCGCGGAGGCGGCGGTCAACCCCATCGTCGTCGCAGGGTTCGCCCGGATGCACGCGCTGAGCACCCGCAACGCCGAGCCCGAGACCGCCTCGCGCCCGTTCGACGGCGAACGGGACGGCTTCGTGCTCGCCGAGGGCTCGGCGTTCGTGCTCCTGGAACGCCTCGACCGGGCGGTGGCCCGGGGTGCCCGCATTCACGGCGAGGTCGCCGGCTACGGGTTCAACAGCGACGCATACCACTCCACGATGCCGCACCCGGAAGGGCGTGGCGCCGTCGACTGCATGCGCCTGGCGCTGCGTGACGCGGACGTCGACCCGGCCGACGTCGGCCACATCAATGCGCACGGCACCTCGACGATGCTCAACGATGCTGCCGAGGCGCAGGCCATCCACACCGTGTTCGGTGGCGCCGCACCGCCGACCACCTCGACGAAGGGCTCGCTGGGGCACCTGGTCGGGGCCGCCGGCGCGGTCGAGGTCGTCGCGTCGTTGCTCGCTCTGCGGCACGGCGAGATCCCGCCCACCGCCAACCTGCGCACCCGCGGGTCCGACATTCCCATCGACGTCGTCGCCGGCGTCCCGCGCACCGGCCGTCCCGGCCCCATCCTGACGAACTCCTTCGGTTTCGGCGGGCACAACGCCTCGCTGGTGCTCGCCTCCGTCGACAGCGGCGGCGCCACCGTCAGGTCCAACTGA
- a CDS encoding acyl carrier protein: MDRLQALAVLREVAVEVLVVEPEAVTEDADFRKDLDAESLDLVELLMALEDRLGIRLPEDGLREINTVGQALDMVLDGGAGAAAEGAGAVEAAERKTPA, from the coding sequence ATGGACAGACTGCAGGCTCTTGCGGTTTTACGTGAGGTCGCGGTCGAGGTGTTGGTGGTCGAGCCCGAGGCGGTGACCGAGGACGCGGACTTTCGCAAGGATCTCGATGCGGAAAGCCTCGACCTCGTGGAGCTGCTGATGGCGTTGGAGGACCGGCTCGGGATCCGACTGCCGGAGGACGGGCTGCGCGAGATCAACACTGTCGGGCAGGCGCTCGACATGGTGCTCGACGGCGGGGCCGGTGCTGCCGCCGAGGGCGCCGGGGCGGTGGAGGCGGCCGAGCGAAAGACGCCCGCCTGA